In one Bufo gargarizans isolate SCDJY-AF-19 unplaced genomic scaffold, ASM1485885v1 fragScaff_scaffold_716_pilon, whole genome shotgun sequence genomic region, the following are encoded:
- the LOC122922796 gene encoding C3a anaphylatoxin chemotactic receptor-like, with protein sequence MELSNDTIRNMTADYGNLSFSDLWDSISNLKVLDDTVDPTYISYTILEHIPTMCIIWYSITLILGVIGNALVIWIAGSRTRTVNAVWFLNLAIADFITCVSLPLRISEWALYLDITFDHFL encoded by the exons ATGGAGCTGAGTAATGACACTATACGAAACATGACTGCGGATTATGG GAATTTGAGCTTCAGTGACCTATGGGATTCAATCTCCAACCTCAAAGTATTAGATGACACCGTAGATCCCACATATATTTCCTATACTATATTAGAACACATACCCACCATGTGCATCATATGGTACAGCATCACTTTAATTTTGGGGGTCATCGGAAATGCTTTGGTCATCTGGATTGCCGGCTCCAGGACAAGGACTGTCAATGCCGTGTGGTTTCTCAACTTGGCCATCGCAGATTTCATCACATGCGTCTCTCTTCCTTTACGTATTTCAGAGTGGGCTTTGTACTTGGACATTACCTTTGATCATTTCTTGT aa